From the genome of Thermoflexus hugenholtzii, one region includes:
- a CDS encoding Uma2 family endonuclease, whose protein sequence is MPVMGVDMQKEPISGPYLVRMGGWTLERYLAEAPESARWEYVRGEVVVHSPATAEHQDLVRFLLRLLDGYCEAQGWGKVLMGPAAVQVLPEVVREPDLFVLPPEAAEQAQGVPIRARPALIIEVVSPATRSMDLGEKAQEYGQGGVDEYGVVDAERREVVVHRRGGSGWEVERVSRGRLVSAAVPGFWLEVEWLWARPLPPAEACLRRIRGEEGP, encoded by the coding sequence ATGCCGGTGATGGGGGTGGATATGCAAAAGGAACCGATCTCCGGCCCCTACCTGGTGCGAATGGGGGGCTGGACCCTGGAGCGCTACCTGGCGGAGGCTCCTGAATCCGCTCGCTGGGAATACGTCCGCGGTGAGGTGGTGGTGCACTCCCCCGCCACCGCTGAGCATCAAGATCTGGTCCGCTTTCTCCTTCGGCTTCTCGATGGCTACTGTGAGGCGCAGGGTTGGGGGAAGGTCCTGATGGGGCCGGCGGCGGTGCAGGTGCTGCCCGAAGTGGTGCGGGAGCCCGACCTCTTCGTGCTGCCCCCCGAAGCGGCCGAACAGGCCCAGGGCGTGCCCATCCGGGCTCGTCCCGCCCTGATCATCGAAGTTGTGAGCCCTGCCACCCGCAGCATGGACCTGGGCGAGAAGGCTCAGGAATACGGGCAGGGCGGCGTGGACGAATACGGGGTGGTGGACGCCGAACGTCGGGAGGTCGTTGTGCATCGACGCGGGGGATCGGGATGGGAGGTGGAGCGGGTTTCCCGGGGACGCCTCGTTAGCGCAGCGGTCCCCGGCTTCTGGCTGGAGGTCGAGTGGCTGTGGGCCCGCCCGCTTCCCCCTGCGGAAGCCTGCCTCCGGCGCATCCGGGGGGAGGAGGGACCCTGA
- a CDS encoding molybdopterin cofactor-binding domain-containing protein produces MEITVTVNGERRTFSIAPSTRLLDMLRRAGYYGVKHGCDDGSCGMCTVLLDGTPILACVTLAAKVDGRSILTVEGVGRTPELGWRRTEGLHPIQEAFVETGAIQCGFCTPALVLAAKALLDRNPNPTEAEVREAFSGILCRCTGYLKPVQAVLRAAARMRGEPVPPIEEEARRMIIPPEGPIPLTEALPAEEISPPAPEGGPGLRTRTIILPTIVLPQPVPETRVVGKPEKKVDALRLVQGKPAFTDDFELRGMLYAKVLKSPVPHARIKRIDVSKARALPGVVAVLTYQDLPRVIYSTAGQSDPIPGPLDTFSLDSKVRFVGDRVAFVAAETPEIAEKALELIEVEYEELPAILDPRDAMKPGAPIIHDEPEYVPFDGSDPSRNLAAQIHIEIGEVDKGFEEADYIFEGEYIVPKVQQSSLETHVVITYWDEDDRLVIRTSTQVPFHVRRILAPVLGLPPKRIRVIKPRIGGGFGGKQEVLIEDIAAHLTIATGRPVRLEWTREEEFTAARSRHPMRIRLRTGVKRDGTIVANEMVVLSDTGAYGSHALTVAGNTGHKAMALYPAWDEKGEPRIRFHADVVYTNTPPSGAFRGYGVPQGFFAVEVHMERIARALGLDPLEFRLKNALKAGQEHPFSRAWSEGREPRPEIVHTCGLPECVRYGAAYVGWHEKFGNPEWHRVPGRPHLRRGIGVACVMQGTAIPYLDMGAASLKMNDDGSFNLLIGATDLGTGSDTVIAQMVAEVLGCAVEDIIVYSSDTDFTPFDKGAYASSTTYISGAAAVRAAEQVAEQIKEVAAALLSERGAPVSPAEIRLADRRAWAPDGRSVTLEEVALSSLHHRDQRQIMAVASYVSPVSPPPFAAQFAEVTVDIETGEVRVDRLVMAVDAGRIVNPLTASGQVEGGMIQALGYAVSEEMVFDERGRVVNPRFGPYKIFQAHEVPELGVIFIETVEPTHPFGIKAVAEIPMDGVAPAVVNAIYDAVGVWITQIPATPERVWRALREARTEETGSRA; encoded by the coding sequence ATGGAGATCACCGTCACCGTCAACGGGGAGCGGCGGACCTTCTCCATCGCCCCATCCACGCGGCTGCTGGACATGCTCCGGCGCGCCGGATATTACGGCGTCAAGCATGGGTGCGACGACGGCTCCTGTGGGATGTGCACCGTCCTCCTCGATGGAACCCCTATCCTCGCCTGCGTCACCCTGGCGGCGAAGGTCGACGGCCGCTCCATCCTCACCGTGGAGGGAGTGGGACGGACGCCGGAGCTGGGCTGGCGACGGACAGAGGGCCTGCATCCGATCCAGGAGGCCTTCGTGGAGACCGGCGCCATCCAGTGCGGCTTCTGCACCCCCGCCCTCGTGCTGGCCGCCAAAGCCCTCCTGGACCGCAACCCCAACCCCACCGAGGCGGAGGTCCGGGAGGCCTTCAGCGGCATCCTCTGCCGGTGCACCGGCTACCTGAAGCCGGTGCAGGCGGTGCTGCGGGCCGCCGCCCGCATGCGCGGGGAGCCGGTTCCCCCGATCGAAGAAGAGGCGCGGCGGATGATCATCCCCCCGGAAGGGCCGATCCCCCTCACCGAAGCGCTCCCCGCGGAGGAGATCTCCCCACCGGCGCCGGAGGGCGGGCCCGGCCTCCGGACCCGGACGATCATCCTGCCGACCATCGTGCTCCCCCAGCCGGTCCCGGAGACCCGGGTGGTGGGCAAGCCGGAGAAGAAGGTGGACGCCCTGCGGCTGGTCCAGGGCAAGCCGGCTTTCACCGATGACTTCGAGCTGCGCGGCATGCTTTACGCCAAAGTGCTCAAAAGCCCGGTCCCTCACGCCCGGATCAAACGCATCGATGTCAGCAAAGCCCGCGCGCTCCCGGGGGTGGTTGCCGTGCTCACGTATCAGGATCTGCCGCGGGTGATCTATTCGACGGCCGGGCAATCGGACCCCATCCCCGGGCCGCTGGACACCTTCTCTCTGGATTCCAAGGTGCGCTTCGTGGGGGACCGCGTGGCCTTCGTGGCCGCGGAGACCCCCGAGATCGCCGAGAAGGCCCTGGAGCTCATCGAGGTCGAGTATGAGGAGCTCCCGGCCATCCTGGATCCCCGGGACGCCATGAAACCGGGGGCGCCGATCATCCACGATGAGCCGGAGTATGTGCCCTTCGACGGCTCGGATCCCTCCCGCAACCTGGCCGCCCAGATCCATATCGAGATCGGAGAGGTGGACAAGGGGTTCGAGGAGGCCGATTACATCTTCGAAGGGGAATACATCGTCCCCAAGGTCCAGCAATCCAGCCTGGAGACCCACGTGGTGATCACCTACTGGGATGAGGACGACCGCCTGGTGATCCGCACTTCCACCCAGGTTCCCTTCCACGTGCGGCGGATCCTGGCGCCGGTGCTCGGCCTCCCCCCGAAGCGGATCCGGGTGATCAAGCCGCGGATCGGCGGCGGCTTCGGAGGCAAACAGGAGGTGCTGATCGAGGACATCGCCGCCCACCTCACCATCGCCACGGGGCGGCCGGTGCGGCTGGAGTGGACCCGGGAGGAGGAGTTCACCGCCGCTCGCTCCCGGCACCCGATGCGCATCCGGCTGCGCACCGGCGTGAAGCGGGATGGGACCATCGTGGCCAATGAGATGGTTGTGCTTTCGGACACCGGAGCTTACGGCAGCCATGCCCTGACGGTGGCGGGCAACACCGGGCACAAGGCCATGGCCCTGTATCCGGCCTGGGATGAGAAGGGCGAGCCCCGCATCCGCTTCCACGCCGATGTGGTCTACACCAACACCCCGCCCTCCGGTGCCTTCCGCGGCTACGGCGTCCCCCAGGGCTTCTTCGCCGTCGAGGTCCACATGGAGCGCATCGCCCGGGCCCTGGGGCTGGATCCCCTGGAGTTCCGCCTGAAGAACGCCCTGAAGGCCGGGCAGGAGCATCCCTTCAGCCGGGCCTGGAGCGAGGGCCGGGAGCCGCGCCCGGAGATCGTCCATACCTGCGGGCTGCCGGAGTGCGTGCGCTACGGGGCAGCCTACGTGGGCTGGCATGAGAAGTTCGGGAACCCGGAGTGGCATCGGGTGCCGGGCCGGCCCCACCTGCGCCGGGGGATCGGGGTGGCATGCGTGATGCAGGGAACGGCCATCCCCTACCTGGACATGGGGGCGGCCAGCCTGAAGATGAACGACGACGGCTCCTTCAACCTGCTGATCGGGGCCACGGACCTGGGCACGGGCTCCGACACGGTGATCGCCCAGATGGTCGCCGAGGTGCTGGGGTGCGCGGTGGAGGACATCATCGTCTACTCCTCGGACACCGATTTCACCCCCTTCGACAAGGGCGCGTATGCGTCCTCCACCACGTATATCTCGGGGGCGGCGGCGGTGCGGGCCGCCGAGCAGGTGGCGGAGCAGATCAAAGAAGTCGCAGCGGCGCTGCTCAGCGAGCGCGGCGCCCCGGTCTCCCCCGCCGAGATCCGCCTGGCCGATCGCCGGGCCTGGGCGCCCGACGGCCGCAGCGTGACCCTGGAGGAAGTGGCCCTCTCCTCCCTGCACCATCGGGACCAGCGCCAGATCATGGCGGTGGCCTCGTATGTCTCCCCGGTCTCCCCGCCGCCCTTCGCCGCCCAGTTCGCGGAGGTGACGGTGGACATCGAGACCGGCGAGGTGCGGGTGGATCGCCTGGTGATGGCCGTGGACGCCGGGCGCATCGTCAACCCGCTGACGGCCTCCGGCCAGGTGGAGGGCGGGATGATCCAGGCCCTGGGCTATGCGGTCTCGGAGGAGATGGTCTTCGACGAGCGAGGCCGCGTGGTCAACCCGCGCTTCGGGCCTTATAAGATCTTCCAGGCCCACGAAGTCCCGGAGCTGGGGGTGATCTTCATCGAGACGGTCGAGCCCACCCATCCTTTCGGCATCAAGGCCGTGGCCGAGATCCCCATGGACGGCGTGGCCCCGGCGGTGGTCAACGCCATCTACGACGCGGTGGGGGTGTGGATCACCCAGATCCCCGCCACCCCGGAGCGGGTCTGGCGGGCCCTCCGGGAGGCCCGGACGGAAGAAACCGGTTCGCGCGCATAA
- the gyrA gene encoding DNA gyrase subunit A has translation MAVERIQTVEIQEEVQQAYLSYAMSVIVARALPDVRDGLKPVQRRILYVMHEMGLHPNAPYKKSARIVGEVLGKFHPHGDMAVYEALARMAQDFTMRYPLVDGQGNFGSVDGDPPAAMRYTEARLTPMAEELLADLEKETVEWVDNFDGSLREPVVLPAKAPQLLINGASGIAVGMATNIPPHNLQEVCDALCYLIDNWGRLDRITVDDLMNFIKGPDFPTGGVVFRYADDGETDALRAAYAVGKGQFVVQARAHIEEAERGKVRIVVTELPYQVNKAALIERIAELVREGRIEGITDLRDESDRRGMRLVIEVARTADPRQVLAALYKHTPLQTTFGVQMLALVDGEPRLLPLKRMLQLFIEHRQQVVRRRSEYELARARERAHILEGLLTALAHLDEVIALIRRSKDAEEAKAGLMRRYRLTEVQALAILEMPLRRLARLEREKIEAEYKEKQRRIRELEDLLAHPKKILGVIRAELQELKAKYGDARRTWIADRPRGALTVEDLLPDQAVWVTITAGGRILRAPVRGGPAWPSGDPPVALARGSTRGVVVLFTERGTAAGVAVHRIPEGEEGAPVRDLVPLPEGEKIVAALPMPGRINGNGAGPYVFLVTRNALCKRIAWADLNRPGAFPAIGVAEDDALVAAFTTWGEGEVLLATAAGQAIRFAEEEVRVMGLSAAGVLGIKLGEDDRVIGATLVKPQGDIVVGMAQGFLKRTAAKEYPRQGRYGVGVQTATVSAKTGPLVAVAAVEESETLWAVGSRGTVKAVKVKELPRSGRARPGTPALSLKSNETLARLIAPAVYEKPAGQKEQRARNRR, from the coding sequence ATGGCCGTAGAGCGCATCCAGACCGTGGAGATCCAGGAGGAGGTCCAGCAGGCCTATCTTTCCTACGCGATGAGTGTGATTGTGGCGCGGGCGCTGCCGGACGTGCGGGACGGGCTGAAGCCGGTGCAGCGGCGCATTCTGTATGTGATGCACGAGATGGGGCTGCATCCGAACGCCCCTTACAAGAAGTCGGCCCGCATCGTGGGGGAGGTGCTGGGCAAGTTCCACCCCCACGGGGATATGGCGGTGTATGAGGCCCTGGCCCGGATGGCCCAGGACTTCACCATGCGCTACCCTCTGGTGGACGGGCAGGGGAACTTCGGGTCGGTGGATGGGGATCCGCCGGCGGCGATGCGGTATACCGAGGCGCGGCTGACGCCGATGGCGGAGGAGCTGCTGGCGGATCTGGAGAAGGAGACGGTGGAGTGGGTGGACAATTTTGATGGTTCGCTGCGGGAGCCGGTGGTGCTGCCGGCGAAGGCGCCCCAGCTGTTGATCAACGGGGCTTCGGGGATCGCCGTGGGGATGGCCACCAACATCCCCCCCCATAACCTCCAGGAAGTCTGCGACGCCCTGTGCTACCTGATCGACAACTGGGGCCGCCTGGATCGCATCACTGTCGATGACCTGATGAACTTCATCAAGGGCCCCGACTTCCCCACCGGCGGCGTGGTGTTCCGGTATGCAGACGATGGGGAGACGGACGCCTTGCGGGCAGCCTACGCGGTGGGGAAAGGGCAGTTCGTCGTCCAGGCGCGGGCGCACATCGAGGAAGCGGAGCGGGGGAAGGTCCGCATCGTGGTGACGGAGCTGCCCTATCAGGTGAACAAGGCGGCCCTCATCGAGCGGATCGCCGAGCTGGTCCGCGAAGGGCGCATCGAGGGGATCACCGATTTGCGGGATGAGTCGGACCGCCGGGGGATGCGGCTGGTGATCGAGGTGGCCCGCACTGCGGACCCCCGCCAGGTCCTGGCGGCGCTCTACAAGCACACCCCCCTTCAGACCACCTTCGGGGTCCAGATGCTGGCCCTGGTGGACGGGGAGCCCCGGCTGTTGCCCCTTAAGCGGATGCTGCAGCTGTTCATCGAGCACCGCCAGCAGGTGGTGCGCCGGCGCAGCGAGTATGAGCTGGCGCGGGCCCGGGAGCGGGCCCACATCCTGGAGGGGCTGCTCACGGCCCTGGCCCATCTGGACGAGGTGATCGCCCTCATCCGGCGCTCAAAGGATGCGGAGGAGGCGAAGGCCGGCCTGATGCGGCGCTACCGGCTCACCGAGGTCCAGGCCCTGGCCATCCTGGAGATGCCCCTCCGGCGGCTGGCCCGGCTGGAGCGGGAGAAGATCGAGGCGGAATACAAGGAGAAGCAGCGGCGGATCCGGGAGCTGGAGGATCTGCTCGCGCACCCGAAAAAGATCCTGGGGGTGATCCGCGCGGAGCTGCAGGAGCTGAAGGCGAAGTATGGCGACGCCCGGCGGACCTGGATCGCGGATCGGCCGCGGGGGGCCCTCACGGTGGAGGATCTGCTGCCCGATCAGGCGGTCTGGGTGACCATCACCGCCGGGGGCCGCATCCTCCGCGCGCCGGTTCGGGGCGGCCCCGCCTGGCCGAGCGGGGATCCGCCGGTGGCCCTGGCCCGGGGGAGCACGCGGGGGGTGGTCGTTCTGTTCACCGAGCGCGGCACCGCAGCCGGGGTGGCCGTCCATCGCATCCCGGAGGGCGAAGAGGGGGCCCCGGTTCGGGATCTGGTCCCCTTGCCGGAGGGCGAGAAGATCGTGGCGGCCCTGCCGATGCCCGGCCGGATCAACGGGAACGGAGCCGGGCCTTACGTGTTCCTGGTCACCCGGAACGCGCTGTGCAAGCGGATCGCCTGGGCGGACCTGAACCGGCCGGGCGCCTTCCCGGCGATCGGGGTGGCGGAGGACGACGCCCTGGTCGCGGCCTTCACCACGTGGGGGGAGGGAGAGGTTCTCCTGGCCACCGCCGCCGGACAGGCCATCCGCTTCGCCGAAGAGGAGGTTCGGGTGATGGGTCTGAGCGCCGCCGGGGTGCTGGGCATCAAGTTGGGGGAGGACGACCGCGTGATCGGGGCGACCCTGGTGAAGCCTCAGGGAGATATCGTCGTGGGGATGGCGCAGGGATTCCTCAAGCGGACAGCGGCGAAGGAATATCCCCGCCAGGGCCGCTACGGCGTGGGGGTCCAGACCGCAACGGTTTCCGCGAAGACCGGCCCCCTGGTGGCGGTGGCCGCGGTGGAGGAATCGGAGACCCTGTGGGCGGTGGGCAGCCGGGGCACGGTGAAGGCCGTGAAAGTGAAGGAGCTCCCGCGCTCCGGTCGGGCGCGGCCGGGGACGCCGGCCCTTTCTTTGAAGAGCAACGAGACGCTGGCCCGCCTGATCGCTCCGGCCGTCTACGAGAAGCCGGCAGGCCAGAAGGAGCAGCGCGCCCGGAACCGCCGCTGA
- the acpP gene encoding acyl carrier protein, with amino-acid sequence MSTVFEQVRDVIVEVLGVPPEKVTPEARFREDLEADSLDLVELIMALEERFGGEISDEDAQKITTVGEAVAYIEKHMVK; translated from the coding sequence ATGAGCACGGTGTTCGAACAGGTGCGGGACGTCATCGTCGAAGTGCTCGGGGTGCCGCCGGAGAAGGTAACCCCGGAAGCTCGCTTCCGGGAGGATCTGGAAGCCGATTCCCTCGATCTGGTGGAGCTCATCATGGCCCTGGAGGAGCGTTTCGGAGGTGAGATCTCCGACGAGGACGCGCAGAAGATCACCACGGTAGGGGAGGCGGTGGCCTACATCGAGAAGCACATGGTGAAGTAG
- a CDS encoding polyprenyl synthetase family protein yields the protein MRSTWESFFAEWLPPLEAEMRQAVGEPTHPGEQLFYGMLMYHLGWADAQLRPARVDAGKRIRPMLCLLACAAGGGDPAQALPAAAAIELLHNFSLIHDDIQDRSETRRGRPTVWALWGVAQAINAGDALFVIAHRALWRLRQRGVPAERILEVAERFDAACLMLTKGQHLDLAFETADRVTVADYLEMIRGKTAALLAASLGIGARLAGFPHQELEAFGEALGMAFQVQDDLLGIWGDPAVTGKPVADDLRARKKTLPVIYAMERAPGFAERYHAPDTPLEVLLRDLEACGARAEAEATAAAFTRQALEALERAGLRNPYGEALRELALALLSRSR from the coding sequence GTGAGGAGCACCTGGGAATCGTTTTTCGCGGAATGGTTGCCGCCCCTGGAGGCGGAGATGCGCCAGGCGGTGGGGGAGCCGACCCATCCCGGGGAGCAACTCTTCTACGGGATGCTGATGTATCACCTGGGATGGGCCGATGCGCAGCTCCGGCCGGCCCGGGTCGATGCCGGCAAACGGATCCGCCCCATGCTCTGCCTGCTGGCTTGCGCCGCCGGCGGGGGGGATCCCGCCCAGGCCCTGCCCGCCGCCGCGGCCATCGAGCTCCTCCACAATTTCTCCTTAATCCATGACGACATCCAGGATCGCAGCGAGACCCGCCGGGGCCGTCCTACGGTGTGGGCCCTGTGGGGAGTGGCCCAGGCCATCAACGCGGGGGACGCATTGTTCGTCATCGCCCATCGCGCCCTCTGGCGCCTCCGCCAGCGGGGGGTCCCGGCGGAGCGGATCCTGGAGGTGGCGGAGCGCTTCGACGCGGCCTGTCTGATGTTGACCAAAGGGCAGCACCTGGACCTGGCCTTCGAGACGGCGGATCGGGTGACGGTGGCGGATTACCTGGAGATGATCCGGGGTAAGACCGCCGCCCTGCTGGCGGCCTCCCTGGGGATCGGCGCCCGCCTGGCGGGGTTCCCCCACCAGGAGCTGGAGGCTTTCGGGGAGGCGCTGGGGATGGCCTTTCAGGTCCAGGATGACCTCCTGGGGATCTGGGGGGATCCGGCGGTCACCGGAAAGCCCGTGGCCGATGACCTGCGGGCGCGCAAGAAGACCCTTCCGGTGATCTACGCGATGGAGCGGGCTCCGGGGTTCGCCGAACGCTATCACGCGCCGGACACCCCCCTGGAGGTCCTGCTCCGGGATCTGGAGGCGTGTGGGGCTCGGGCCGAGGCGGAGGCCACGGCCGCGGCGTTCACCCGACAGGCTCTGGAGGCCCTGGAGCGGGCCGGGCTTCGAAACCCCTACGGGGAAGCGTTGCGGGAACTCGCGCTGGCCCTGCTTTCTCGATCCCGGTGA
- a CDS encoding glycosyltransferase, with protein sequence METQANEQELRPEARSAVRSVTRVLLLMSDTGGGHRSVSEALAEGLRALYGAAVEPRIVDAFIQYAPFPLNRSPALYPYMVKPALVPFYARAWHFANHPRRARQLVYLFWPWVRQRIARLFAENPADVIVSVHPLFNDVTLRYWMKAPRRVPFVIVICDIGSIHALWCANADLVIAPHEGARRRAIACGVPPERVVVTGFPIRLRFREVRGRPKAFWRAQLGWRPDLPTVLVMGGGEGMGKVFENARAVAEAGLPLQLAVVAGRNERLRRRLEAVDWPVPTYIYGFVRTIPEMMAAADVIVTKAGPNTIAEALAVGRPMILTHYLPGQEEGNVDYVVQGGAGRYAPEPEQVKEAVREWLSRPEVLTSFAQRAAAMGYPDAALDAARWIWEIAQRGVS encoded by the coding sequence ATGGAGACGCAGGCCAACGAGCAGGAGCTCCGGCCGGAGGCCCGGTCGGCGGTCCGTTCGGTCACCCGGGTGCTCCTTTTGATGTCCGACACCGGGGGCGGCCATCGCAGCGTTTCGGAGGCCCTGGCCGAGGGCCTGCGGGCCCTTTACGGGGCGGCCGTCGAGCCCCGCATCGTGGACGCCTTCATCCAGTATGCGCCCTTCCCCCTGAACCGCTCCCCTGCCCTCTACCCCTATATGGTCAAGCCGGCCCTCGTGCCCTTCTACGCCCGGGCCTGGCATTTCGCCAACCATCCCCGCCGGGCCCGGCAGCTGGTTTATCTGTTCTGGCCGTGGGTGCGCCAGCGCATCGCCCGGCTCTTCGCCGAGAACCCGGCGGATGTCATCGTCTCCGTCCACCCGCTCTTCAACGACGTCACCCTGCGATACTGGATGAAGGCCCCGCGTCGGGTTCCCTTCGTCATCGTCATCTGCGACATCGGCTCCATCCACGCCCTCTGGTGCGCGAACGCGGACCTGGTCATCGCCCCCCACGAGGGGGCGCGCCGGCGGGCCATCGCCTGCGGGGTGCCGCCGGAGCGGGTGGTGGTCACCGGCTTCCCCATCCGGTTGCGCTTTCGGGAAGTGCGGGGCCGGCCGAAAGCCTTCTGGCGGGCGCAACTGGGCTGGCGGCCGGATCTCCCCACCGTGCTGGTGATGGGAGGCGGAGAAGGGATGGGGAAGGTCTTCGAGAACGCCCGGGCGGTCGCCGAAGCCGGCCTGCCGCTCCAGCTGGCGGTGGTGGCCGGTCGGAACGAGCGGCTGCGGCGCCGCCTGGAGGCCGTCGACTGGCCGGTGCCCACTTACATCTATGGGTTCGTGCGCACCATCCCGGAGATGATGGCGGCGGCGGATGTCATCGTCACCAAGGCGGGACCGAACACCATCGCCGAGGCCCTGGCGGTGGGCCGCCCGATGATCCTCACCCACTATCTGCCCGGCCAGGAGGAAGGGAACGTCGACTATGTGGTTCAGGGAGGGGCGGGCCGATACGCGCCGGAGCCCGAGCAGGTGAAGGAGGCCGTCCGGGAATGGCTGAGCCGCCCGG
- the fni gene encoding type 2 isopentenyl-diphosphate Delta-isomerase yields the protein MISQRKADHIRINLEEDVSFGRLTTGFERLRFIHRALPELDLREVDLSTTFFGKPLKAPLLISSMTGGTEEAARINRNLAEAAQARGIAMGLGSMRAVLEHPELLPTFQVRRYAPDILLFANLGAVQLNYGYTVDHCRRAVELVEADALILHLNPLQEALQPEGDTNFSDLLRKIEVVCRALPVPVVVKEVGWGISEEVARLLANAGVAALDVAGAGGTSWSQVEMHRAPDEVHRQVAAAFREWGIPTVEAIRMARRGAPDLPLIASGGIRDGVEAAKALALGASLVGMAGPFLRAAVVSAEAVLETIEIITRQLRIAMFCVGARNLDALRRVPLIEER from the coding sequence ATGATCTCGCAGCGGAAAGCGGATCACATCCGGATCAATCTGGAGGAAGATGTCAGCTTCGGGCGGCTCACCACCGGATTCGAGCGCTTGCGGTTCATCCATCGGGCCCTTCCCGAGCTGGACCTTCGGGAGGTGGATCTCTCCACCACGTTCTTCGGCAAGCCCCTGAAGGCTCCGTTGCTGATCTCCTCGATGACCGGCGGCACGGAGGAGGCGGCCCGCATCAACCGGAACCTGGCGGAGGCCGCGCAGGCCCGGGGCATCGCCATGGGCCTGGGCTCCATGCGCGCCGTCCTGGAACACCCGGAGCTCCTGCCCACCTTCCAGGTCCGTCGCTATGCCCCGGACATCCTGTTGTTTGCGAACCTGGGGGCGGTGCAGTTGAACTATGGCTACACGGTGGATCACTGCCGGCGGGCGGTGGAGCTGGTGGAGGCGGACGCGTTGATCCTTCACCTCAACCCCTTGCAGGAGGCCCTTCAGCCGGAAGGGGATACGAACTTCTCGGATCTCCTGCGCAAGATCGAGGTCGTGTGCCGCGCCCTCCCGGTTCCGGTGGTGGTGAAGGAAGTCGGATGGGGGATCTCCGAAGAAGTCGCCCGCCTCCTCGCCAACGCCGGGGTGGCGGCCCTCGACGTCGCCGGGGCCGGGGGCACCTCCTGGAGCCAGGTGGAGATGCATCGGGCGCCGGACGAGGTGCACCGGCAGGTGGCCGCCGCCTTCCGGGAGTGGGGGATCCCCACCGTCGAGGCCATCCGGATGGCCCGCCGGGGGGCGCCGGATCTCCCCCTCATCGCCAGCGGAGGGATCCGGGACGGCGTGGAGGCGGCCAAGGCGCTGGCCCTGGGAGCTTCCCTGGTCGGGATGGCCGGGCCTTTCCTGCGCGCGGCGGTGGTCTCCGCGGAGGCGGTGCTGGAGACCATCGAGATCATCACCCGCCAGCTGCGCATCGCCATGTTCTGCGTCGGGGCGCGGAACCTCGACGCCCTGCGTCGCGTTCCCCTGATCGAGGAGCGCTGA
- a CDS encoding ABC transporter ATP-binding protein, which yields MAGTWAIEAEGLRKEFSGRVAVADLTLRVAEGEIFGFLGPNGAGKTTSVKMLLGLIRPTAGRGWVRGRPLGDRNARREIGFLPEGFAFPDWLTAEEVLWFHGRLSGVDPARLRRRIPQLLEQVGLAADARRPIRTFSKGMRQRLGLAQAFIHEPRLVFLDEPTSGLDPAGRILVRDFLLTQKAQGVTLFLNSHLLSEVERICDRVAFIKSGVVVETLDLREAAAAVVTLQIRPSPPELKAALQEWGELLAFTDARIILRLAPGRRPADLARWLIGQGLDLEALIPQSLSLEDVFLRVVGMETG from the coding sequence ATGGCGGGCACCTGGGCCATCGAAGCGGAGGGTTTGCGGAAGGAGTTCTCCGGGCGGGTGGCCGTGGCGGATCTCACCCTCCGGGTGGCGGAGGGGGAGATCTTCGGTTTCCTGGGCCCCAACGGGGCCGGGAAGACGACCTCGGTGAAGATGCTCCTGGGTCTGATCCGCCCCACGGCCGGGCGCGGATGGGTGCGGGGCCGCCCCCTGGGGGATCGAAACGCCCGGCGGGAGATCGGCTTCCTGCCCGAAGGCTTCGCCTTCCCGGACTGGCTCACCGCAGAGGAAGTTCTCTGGTTCCACGGCCGTCTTTCCGGGGTGGATCCCGCGCGCTTGCGGCGGCGGATCCCGCAGCTGCTCGAACAGGTCGGGCTGGCCGCCGATGCCCGACGCCCCATCCGCACCTTCTCCAAGGGGATGCGGCAGCGCCTGGGACTGGCCCAGGCCTTCATCCACGAGCCCCGGCTGGTCTTCCTGGACGAGCCCACCTCCGGCCTGGATCCGGCGGGACGGATCCTGGTGCGGGATTTCCTGCTCACGCAGAAGGCGCAGGGGGTCACCCTCTTCCTGAACTCCCATCTCCTGAGCGAGGTCGAGCGGATCTGCGATCGCGTCGCCTTCATCAAGAGCGGCGTCGTAGTGGAAACCCTGGATCTGCGGGAGGCGGCGGCCGCCGTCGTGACCCTTCAGATCCGCCCGAGCCCTCCGGAGCTGAAGGCCGCGCTGCAGGAGTGGGGGGAGCTCCTCGCCTTCACCGATGCGCGGATCATCTTACGGCTGGCGCCGGGGCGGCGCCCGGCGGACCTCGCCCGCTGGCTCATCGGTCAGGGCCTGGACCTGGAAGCCCTGATCCCCCAATCCCTCTCCCTGGAGGATGTGTTCCTTCGGGTGGTCGGGATGGAGACCGGCTGA